From the genome of Triticum dicoccoides isolate Atlit2015 ecotype Zavitan unplaced genomic scaffold, WEW_v2.0 scaffold56577, whole genome shotgun sequence, one region includes:
- the LOC119346983 gene encoding alanine and glycine-rich protein-like has product MRTITCSNCGLQGHKYTSCLKQLKPELALRKNKHVPAARNSQGRGVAPTAPAATPRAASATPRAPTPTTRAPAQTPRAGRIGSAAGTGGGSGAGRGAGRTGGGRGFGRASSSAQYSAGRCAHSSRPFSTPRQYGASTSSAPPPTDGTHIGWMA; this is encoded by the exons ATGAGGACAATAACTTGTAGCAATTGTGGATTACAAGGGCATAAATACACAAGCTGCCTTAAACAGTTGAAACCTGAGTTGGCCTTAAGAAAGAACAAACATGTG CCTGCTGCAAGGAATTCACAAGGAAGAGGTGTTGCTCCTACAGCTCCTGCAGCAACACCTAGAGCTGCTTCAGCAACACCTAGAGCTCCTACACCAACAACTAGAGCTCCTGCACAAACACCAAGAGCTGGAAGAATTGGAAGTGCTGCTGGTACAGGTGGTGGAAGTGGTGCTGGTAGAGGTGCTGGAAGGACTGGTGGTGGAAGAGGATTTGGAAGAGCATCTTCTAGTGCTCAATATTCTGCTGGGAGATGTGCTCATTCTTCAAGGCCTTTCTCTACCCCAAGGCAGTATGGTGCCTCAACTTCTAGTGCTCCTCCACCAACTGATGGCACACACATTGGATGGATGGCATGA